In Brevibacillus marinus, the genomic window GTTTGTCGTGCGCACGCGCACGGCCTTGTCTCAACCAAATATATGGTAACGAACAGATTAGATCAATTCCCGATCAATTTGCATGTTCGGGCACCGTTTCTTTAGTTCAGCGATAAAGAGCTCGCTGTCTTGTGGCGAAATCTTTACGCTTCCGAAGAGTGCTGATGTATAAAATATTTCCAGACCATCTTTTGCTGATAACAAGCGATAGCCCGTAAAAATCTCTCTTGTGGGCGATACCTTGGTTATCGTTTCATAGGGAATTTTACTTCTAAACGGTCCACCTTTTACCAACAGGTGGTCAGGATAGAAGACGTATTGAATGGAAAAGGCCGGCCACAAAACAAACCCGATTGATAACATACACAAGGACAGCACGATGATCGTGTCCGTCGTTGTTCTTCCATGATCGAAAAACAAAGGAATCAAACAAACAGCAAGTATCAGCAATACGCTGATAGATATGACGGCTACAAAAAATTTGTCGACTTTGGAACGGAACACCAATTCGATTGCACCTCCTGCATGACCGCTAAAGCGGGCGAACCCCGGTCGGCAACAAGCGCGAGGAAAGCAGCCGGACGAGTTGGCGGATCGGGAGCAACCGCGACCCATCCACGGCAGGCGGCGCCCCCCTGCGAGCGCGCCAATCCCCCGTCCGCTCCCCGCCAGGTGTATCTTGCTAGGTTCCAAGCAGCGCCGGGAGCCACATCGATAGCTGGGGAACGTACGTAATTAACATCAGATCGACCACGAGCACGAAAATGAAAGGGAGAATCCCGCGAATCAGTTGATCAAAGGAAATATTGGAAATTCCCTGGACAATGAACAAATCAAGTCCCACCGGCGGCGTAATCAGCCCGATCGACAAGTTCACGACCATCACCAATCCGAAGAAGACCGGATCGATGCCGACTCCCATCACCAGCGGCAAAAACAGCGGAGTCAGAATGGTGATCGCCGCCGAAGCGTTTAAAAAGCATCCGGCGATCAGCAGGACGATGTTGACCAAGAGCAGCACCAAGTATTTGTTATCGGTCAAGTTCAGGATCAACGACGCCAACTGCTGCGGTACTTGTTCGGCGGCAAACAGCCAGCCAAACAGGTTGGCCCCCGCGATGATAAAGACGACCATCGCGGTCATCGTGGCCGCTCTGATAAAGACTGCCGGCAAATCACGCCACGTTACGTCGCGATAGATGAACTTTCCGACGACAAAGGCGTAGGCGGCGGCAACCGCCGCTGATTCGGTCGGTGTAAACACCCCGCCGCGGATCCCGACAATGATGATCACCGGCAGGAGCAGCGCCCAGATCCCCTGTTTGAACGCCTGCCCAAACGCCTGCCAACGAAACGTTCCTCTCTCTTTATCATACCCTTTTTTTCGGGCAAGGAAATAGTTTAATCCCATGATCGACAGTCCGATGAGGATGCCGGGGATGATCCCGGAGACAAACAGCGTGCCAATCGACACACCGGCGGTGACGCCGTACACGATCATCGGAATGCTTGGCGGAATGACCACCGCAATCGTGCCTGAAGTAGCCACCGTGGAAGCGGCGAATCCTTTGTCATACCCCTTTTTCTCCATCAACGGGATCATCATTTTCCCGACGGCCGCTGTATCGGCTGCCCCCGAGCCGGAGATGCCGGCGAAAAACATGCAGGCGAGCGTCGAGACTTGGGCCAGTCCTGCCCGCAGCCAGCCGACGCAGGCAAAAGCGAATTGGGTAATCCGTTCGGCCATCGTCCCCACCATCATCAACTCCCCTGCCAGCATGAAGAACAAGATGGCCAGCAGGGGAAACGAGTCGATCGAGGTGAACAAGCGCTGGGCGACAACGGTCAGCGGGATCAGCTCAGCGCTCGCCAGCAGTCCGCCGACGGCGGCCAGCGACAGGGAGATCGCAATCGGCACACCGATCAGCATCAGCACGAACAACAGCAGCGTAACCGACAAAACCATGCTGGCCCATCCTCCTCTCCATTTTTACAGGCTAACCTTCGTTTGCGGCTGCTCTTCGCTGCCCAGCTTTGTATCAGCTAGCTGGCGGCTGGATGCGGCCGGCTGCTCCGCGGGGCGGGCGATCTTTCCGCTCAGCTCCGCACAGCTGTGAAGCAGGCAGACAAGCGAACACACCAGGATGGAGAGATACACCCAGGCCATGTTGATTTGCAGCGAGGGAGAGAGCTGCCCGCTGGTCAAGCCCATCATGTCATATCCTTTCCACAAGAGCAGGCCGAAAAAGCCGGCATTGATCAGCTCGACGGTAATTGTCACCCGCCGCTTCCAACGCGGCGACAGGAACGAAGTCAAGATTGCTACCTGGGCGTGCCCTTTCCGTTTGTACACCATGCCGATCCCCAAAAATACGATCCAGACAAACAAATAGCGAATCAACTCTTCCATCCACGAAACATTGAACCGGGAGAAATCGATGTGCGGAAAGGTGGTGGAAACAAATGGGCTCAGCAGGACGTACCGTGAAAAAACCTGGTACAAAACGCTGACGAAGACGAGCGCAAACAGGATCACAATCGCCCAGCGCGAACAACGATCTGCGGCATCGCTCAGCCTATGGATGATTTTCGCCATACCATTCCTCCTTCTCGTTTTCCCGGACGTTGGGCCTTGCGGCTGGTGCCCTTGCCGTGCGGCGCTGCGGAGGTCGGCTCTCCCGCCCTTTGTCGCCGGGAAACCGCCAAACCGGGCAGGCGGTTGGCGGGGGAAGCCAGCCTTCTTGCGGCAACCGGCTGCCCGTTACTTTGTCTCCTGCACGCGCTTGATCAAATCCGCGCCAATCGAATTCTCTATTTCCCGGTACACCGGTTCAGCGGCCTTGCGGAACGACTCTAGGTCAGGGTTCTCTTCGACCTGCATCCCGCTCTCTTTCAACTGCTTGAGGTATTCCGCTTCCGACTGTTCGGACAGCTCCCGCTGATAGGCGGCCGCCTCGGCTGCCGCTTCCCTTACGGCCTGCTGCAAATCGGGCGGAAGCTGGTCGTAGGCCGTTTTGCTCATCAGAAACACCGCTGCGTCATAGGTGTGGCCATTTAGCGTAAGATATTTTTGAACTTCCGCGAATTTGTTGGTTGCGATTTGCGCCAGCGGATTTTCCTGCCCGTCTACCACCTTCTGCTCCAGCGCCGTATACAGCTCGCCAAAAGGAATCGGCGTAGGGGTTGCTCCCAATGCCTTCATGTAAGAAACGTAGGCGGCGGATTCCAGGACGCGGACTTTCAACCCGCTGACGTCCGCCGCTGTCTTGATCGGCCGCACGTCGTTGGTCAGATGGCGCCAGCCGTTTTCCCAGAATCCGAGATTGATGATCCCTTTGGTCTCCAGCTCAGCCGACAGTTCCTGGCCAATCTCTCCGTCCAACACCTGAAACGCGTGCCCGCGGTCGCGGAACAGATACGGCAGACTGAGCACGTTTAACTTGGGCGCAAAGTTGGCAACCGGAGCGACCGAGCCGACGTGCAGATGAATCGTGCCCAGCTGCAGCCCTTCCACCTGATCGCGCCCGTTGCCCAATTGGCTGCTGGGGAAAATATTCACTGCGATCCGACCGTTTGTTTTTTCCGCCAGCAGTTCGCGGAACTTCTCCGCCCCTTTTTGATACGGATGGTCCGTCCCCTGCAAGTGGCCCAAGCGGAACGTGAATTCCGCTTTCCCTGCTCCCACTGCCGCTCCCTCGCCAGCCTGCGTCGGCGGTGTCGATGTGCTGCTTGTGCCGCAGCCGACGAGGCTGGATGCAAAAACGAAAATCAACCACAACCTCCACCTTTTGCTCATGGTTTTTCCCCCTCGTGAATGGGCTTGGGAAAGGCGACGTCACACCTCCCTTGATGGCCCCCGCAAATCAGATCAATTGTATGCGGCCCTTCGCTGTCCATATGCAAAAAATGATCATGCAAACTGTCGCGGAGGACCCAGCGAGAAGCCCCCCTCCCGCCGGCCAAGAGAGTCATCCAATACGAGCACCGACACGTACTGCCCACTGGCGCGTA contains:
- a CDS encoding TRAP transporter large permease is translated as MVLSVTLLLFVLMLIGVPIAISLSLAAVGGLLASAELIPLTVVAQRLFTSIDSFPLLAILFFMLAGELMMVGTMAERITQFAFACVGWLRAGLAQVSTLACMFFAGISGSGAADTAAVGKMMIPLMEKKGYDKGFAASTVATSGTIAVVIPPSIPMIVYGVTAGVSIGTLFVSGIIPGILIGLSIMGLNYFLARKKGYDKERGTFRWQAFGQAFKQGIWALLLPVIIIVGIRGGVFTPTESAAVAAAYAFVVGKFIYRDVTWRDLPAVFIRAATMTAMVVFIIAGANLFGWLFAAEQVPQQLASLILNLTDNKYLVLLLVNIVLLIAGCFLNASAAITILTPLFLPLVMGVGIDPVFFGLVMVVNLSIGLITPPVGLDLFIVQGISNISFDQLIRGILPFIFVLVVDLMLITYVPQLSMWLPALLGT
- a CDS encoding PH domain-containing protein, translating into MEPSKIHLAGSGRGIGALAGGRRLPWMGRGCSRSANSSGCFPRACCRPGFARFSGHAGGAIELVFRSKVDKFFVAVISISVLLILAVCLIPLFFDHGRTTTDTIIVLSLCMLSIGFVLWPAFSIQYVFYPDHLLVKGGPFRSKIPYETITKVSPTREIFTGYRLLSAKDGLEIFYTSALFGSVKISPQDSELFIAELKKRCPNMQIDRELI
- a CDS encoding TRAP transporter small permease, whose protein sequence is MAKIIHRLSDAADRCSRWAIVILFALVFVSVLYQVFSRYVLLSPFVSTTFPHIDFSRFNVSWMEELIRYLFVWIVFLGIGMVYKRKGHAQVAILTSFLSPRWKRRVTITVELINAGFFGLLLWKGYDMMGLTSGQLSPSLQINMAWVYLSILVCSLVCLLHSCAELSGKIARPAEQPAASSRQLADTKLGSEEQPQTKVSL
- a CDS encoding DctP family TRAP transporter solute-binding subunit — encoded protein: MSKRWRLWLIFVFASSLVGCGTSSTSTPPTQAGEGAAVGAGKAEFTFRLGHLQGTDHPYQKGAEKFRELLAEKTNGRIAVNIFPSSQLGNGRDQVEGLQLGTIHLHVGSVAPVANFAPKLNVLSLPYLFRDRGHAFQVLDGEIGQELSAELETKGIINLGFWENGWRHLTNDVRPIKTAADVSGLKVRVLESAAYVSYMKALGATPTPIPFGELYTALEQKVVDGQENPLAQIATNKFAEVQKYLTLNGHTYDAAVFLMSKTAYDQLPPDLQQAVREAAAEAAAYQRELSEQSEAEYLKQLKESGMQVEENPDLESFRKAAEPVYREIENSIGADLIKRVQETK